In Sedimentibacter sp. MB31-C6, one genomic interval encodes:
- a CDS encoding TetR/AcrR family transcriptional regulator: protein MFSKFLNLELERRNAIMNAAFREFANKGFDDASTNVIAKESGISKPLMFHYVNNKKDFFLFLYDYCLDILNREYFDKIDVHEKDIFERLRQTCLLKIQVMQKYPWIFDFIRVAVFTDSVAVKNELKERRKMVENNSLERFYGDIDVSRFRSELDINKAKQLIFWAVGGYASQILDQFKSLDIVEFNFEKIRTDFDGYLNELRKAYYK from the coding sequence ATGTTTTCAAAGTTTTTAAATTTAGAGCTAGAAAGACGAAATGCAATTATGAATGCGGCGTTTAGGGAGTTTGCCAATAAAGGTTTTGATGATGCTTCGACGAATGTTATTGCAAAAGAATCTGGCATCTCAAAACCGTTGATGTTTCACTATGTTAACAATAAAAAAGATTTTTTTCTTTTTCTATATGATTATTGTTTGGATATTTTGAACCGTGAGTATTTTGACAAAATCGATGTGCATGAAAAGGATATTTTTGAACGTTTGAGGCAGACATGTTTACTTAAAATTCAAGTGATGCAAAAATATCCATGGATTTTTGATTTTATTAGAGTGGCTGTTTTTACGGATTCTGTTGCGGTAAAAAATGAATTAAAAGAAAGACGTAAAATGGTTGAAAACAATAGTCTTGAACGATTTTATGGTGATATAGATGTGTCGCGTTTCCGAAGTGAGTTGGACATAAACAAGGCAAAGCAGTTGATTTTTTGGGCTGTAGGTGGATATGCAAGTCAAATATTGGATCAATTTAAAAGTTTGGATATCGTGGAGTTTAACTTTGAAAAAATCCGTACTGATTTTGACGGTTATCTTAACGAGTTACGAAAAGCTTATTATAAGTAA
- a CDS encoding ABC transporter ATP-binding protein — protein sequence MNVIETTKLIKFYGKHKALQGVDLTVKQGEVYGFIGPNGAGKSTTIRILLGMLRKNGGEAKLLGGDPWENAVALHKRLVYVPGDVTLWPNLTGGEVIDFLGSLHSKINPSRRKELLDRFQLDPKKKCRSYSKGNRQKVALISAFASDAELLILDEPTSGLDPLMEQIFQECIFEVKKQGKTVFLSSHILAEVEALCDRVGIIRQGKIVESGTLEELRHLTRTTLTVELAKPTNLNQLHGVHDVLQKEEKWRFSVDANAMASVMGTLALMGIKSLMAEPPTLEELFIRHYGDTLERKETN from the coding sequence ATGAACGTAATTGAAACAACAAAACTTATTAAGTTCTATGGGAAACATAAGGCCTTACAGGGAGTCGATTTAACTGTAAAACAAGGAGAAGTGTATGGTTTTATTGGTCCCAATGGAGCAGGAAAATCAACAACAATTCGTATCCTTTTAGGAATGCTTCGCAAGAATGGTGGAGAAGCGAAACTTCTTGGGGGTGATCCTTGGGAGAATGCTGTTGCTCTTCATAAGCGGCTTGTATATGTGCCTGGAGATGTGACTTTATGGCCTAACTTAACCGGTGGTGAGGTAATAGATTTCTTAGGTAGCTTGCATAGTAAAATTAATCCCTCTCGTCGCAAGGAATTGTTAGACAGGTTCCAGCTTGACCCTAAGAAAAAATGTCGGAGTTATTCCAAAGGAAATCGCCAGAAGGTAGCGCTAATCTCTGCTTTTGCTTCCGATGCGGAGCTTTTGATTTTAGATGAGCCTACTAGCGGCCTTGATCCATTAATGGAGCAGATTTTTCAGGAATGTATCTTCGAAGTAAAGAAACAAGGAAAAACCGTTTTTCTATCCAGTCATATTCTTGCTGAGGTAGAGGCACTTTGCGATCGAGTTGGAATAATTCGACAGGGAAAAATTGTTGAATCCGGCACCCTTGAAGAACTGCGACATTTAACACGCACAACTCTAACTGTTGAGCTTGCCAAGCCTACAAACCTCAATCAATTACATGGGGTTCATGATGTATTACAAAAGGAAGAGAAGTGGCGTTTTTCAGTGGATGCAAATGCAATGGCATCTGTGATGGGTACTCTTGCACTAATGGGTATTAAGTCGCTTATGGCGGAACCTCCAACACTTGAAGAATTATTCATACGTCACTACGGAGATACGCTTGAGAGAAAGGAGACGAACTAG
- a CDS encoding ABC transporter permease yields the protein MKKNHFAGTGKLFKLYLRRDRIILPIWILLALAVIYGQVSFVKTMPDWQMFITELSASPLTSAILGPVVPLSIEGAILWRGMLQASITVMFGAAITMIRHTRTEETSGRNELLLGRPVGRYANLTAALILSCGGSLMAGLLTAVFLKGIGLAGSGSLLAGLTLAASGCIFAGVGGLCAQIFEHSGSARGVVFGAYLVTMVAMVINNMGGGSTSWVWLAPESWFRITLPFGGNHAWKLLIFIVLAALPMILSYMLLVRRDMGAGLILQKEGSANASHRFNSPIALVWQQQKGSILVWAIGMAWLGGIMGMGTPNISEAISSSFAHMDTSWASAIVKLGNQEGFIAILIYILGLMGGLSVFAITAVQSMRQEEKEHYAEIILSRPVSRFKWMGSYLTVAFAGSVLILITLGLASGLGWSIVSGEYSHFIRVLFMSLSKIPSVWTIIGIAALLYGWLPRIAFVLNWLILGVFIFIEMLWEVGIVGWSAMQWTPFAYAHYSIPIQELAFVPLIVLTVIAAALTWLGFIGFRRRSIG from the coding sequence ATGAAAAAAAATCATTTTGCTGGTACAGGCAAGCTGTTTAAGCTTTATCTACGTCGAGATAGAATCATACTGCCTATATGGATATTGCTTGCGTTAGCAGTGATTTACGGGCAGGTATCTTTTGTGAAAACAATGCCTGATTGGCAGATGTTTATTACTGAGCTGTCCGCAAGCCCTCTTACTTCTGCTATTCTTGGGCCTGTTGTACCGTTAAGCATAGAAGGCGCTATCCTGTGGAGGGGCATGCTGCAGGCTTCCATAACAGTTATGTTCGGAGCGGCAATTACTATGATTCGTCATACTCGTACAGAAGAAACATCAGGAAGAAATGAATTACTACTTGGAAGACCAGTAGGAAGATACGCTAATCTGACGGCAGCCCTGATTCTTTCCTGTGGTGGAAGTTTGATGGCAGGCTTATTGACGGCTGTGTTCTTGAAGGGAATTGGGTTAGCAGGGAGCGGTTCATTGTTGGCCGGCTTGACTCTTGCCGCTTCCGGTTGTATCTTTGCTGGGGTTGGAGGATTATGTGCACAGATTTTTGAACACAGCGGTAGCGCAAGAGGTGTCGTGTTTGGCGCATATCTAGTAACTATGGTTGCCATGGTTATAAATAATATGGGTGGTGGCAGTACTAGCTGGGTATGGCTTGCTCCTGAATCATGGTTTCGTATCACTCTCCCATTTGGGGGAAATCATGCATGGAAGTTGTTGATTTTTATTGTACTCGCTGCTCTACCTATGATACTTTCTTATATGCTGCTTGTTCGCCGTGATATGGGTGCTGGACTTATTCTGCAAAAAGAAGGTTCAGCTAATGCATCCCATCGTTTCAATTCTCCCATAGCCTTGGTCTGGCAGCAGCAAAAAGGCAGTATTCTGGTCTGGGCAATCGGTATGGCTTGGCTTGGAGGAATTATGGGTATGGGTACGCCTAATATATCTGAAGCCATCAGTTCTTCGTTCGCTCATATGGATACTTCTTGGGCATCTGCAATAGTAAAGTTAGGTAATCAGGAAGGTTTCATTGCTATTTTAATCTATATTCTGGGATTAATGGGCGGTTTATCTGTTTTTGCTATTACGGCGGTACAAAGTATGCGTCAGGAAGAAAAGGAGCATTATGCCGAAATAATATTGTCAAGACCTGTGAGTAGATTTAAGTGGATGGGAAGCTATTTAACAGTTGCCTTTGCAGGCAGCGTGTTGATACTTATTACTCTCGGTTTGGCTTCTGGCTTGGGATGGAGCATTGTTTCAGGAGAGTATAGTCATTTTATTCGCGTGTTATTTATGAGCCTTTCAAAAATTCCTTCTGTCTGGACAATTATCGGTATCGCTGCCCTCCTTTATGGCTGGCTACCTCGTATTGCGTTTGTTCTAAATTGGCTCATATTGGGCGTGTTTATTTTCATTGAGATGCTTTGGGAGGTTGGAATCGTAGGATGGTCCGCAATGCAATGGACGCCCTTCGCCTATGCCCATTACAGTATCCCCATTCAGGAACTTGCATTTGTGCCGCTTATTGTGTTGACTGTTATTGCAGCTGCGCTTACATGGTTAGGGTTTATTGGATTCAGACGTCGAAGTATTGGATAA
- a CDS encoding RDD family protein, whose amino-acid sequence MTIKEIETLSGMEHGIGVPQAFYPWRRYLARMLDISIYNMFWSIFLIFMFNVNLLNRSNIGHIFDGFISLGIMLLLEPLCLPLFRTTPGKAIFGLVINTSEGRRLSYIEGLKRTWEVFGVGMGYNIPIYHIIRLWKSYELCSDNEIQPWDKQISYIKKDKKWYQGLLFVAAHVAIIAVLFTAISAQKLPPNRGDLTVTEFVENYNYYADLYDIDFGNKYLDKSGQWMEKALDGTTYIELGYSDMPEYNYTIENGDVTGVAFIIELKNNEDWISSYDNQMILASLSFAGAQDEVSLFSKVNRNIIDNIINNKLKNFEFIEANIEFICNVIYTGYINTYDGYLFPDKNLEENYFKLDYSINKLQY is encoded by the coding sequence ATGACAATAAAAGAAATTGAAACATTGTCTGGAATGGAACATGGTATTGGGGTTCCTCAAGCATTTTATCCGTGGCGAAGGTATTTGGCAAGAATGCTTGATATTTCTATTTATAATATGTTTTGGTCAATTTTTCTTATCTTTATGTTCAATGTTAATTTGTTGAATAGAAGCAATATAGGACATATATTTGATGGATTTATATCACTTGGTATTATGTTACTATTAGAGCCACTTTGTCTCCCTTTATTCAGAACAACTCCAGGAAAAGCAATATTCGGGCTTGTAATTAATACTTCTGAAGGTAGACGACTTTCTTATATCGAAGGATTAAAACGGACATGGGAAGTATTCGGTGTTGGAATGGGATACAATATTCCAATCTATCATATTATTCGACTTTGGAAGAGTTATGAGTTATGTAGTGATAATGAAATACAACCATGGGATAAACAGATATCTTATATCAAGAAAGATAAAAAGTGGTATCAAGGTTTGCTTTTCGTTGCAGCGCATGTAGCCATTATTGCAGTTTTATTTACTGCAATATCTGCACAGAAGCTTCCTCCTAATCGAGGGGACCTTACTGTAACAGAATTTGTGGAGAATTATAATTACTATGCTGATTTATATGATATAGATTTTGGTAATAAATATTTAGACAAAAGCGGACAATGGATGGAAAAGGCACTTGATGGAACAACATATATTGAATTAGGTTATTCTGATATGCCTGAGTACAACTACACTATTGAAAATGGAGATGTTACAGGTGTTGCCTTTATAATTGAACTAAAAAATAATGAGGATTGGATTAGTTCTTATGACAATCAAATGATTTTAGCTTCACTCTCCTTTGCCGGTGCTCAAGATGAGGTTAGTTTATTTTCAAAAGTTAATAGAAATATTATAGATAATATCATTAATAATAAATTAAAGAATTTTGAATTTATTGAAGCCAATATTGAATTTATCTGTAATGTTATTTATACAGGTTATATAAATACTTATGATGGTTATTTATTTCCTGATAAAAATTTAGAAGAAAATTATTTCAAATTGGATTATTCAATTAATAAGCTACAGTACTGA
- a CDS encoding sirohydrochlorin cobaltochelatase produces the protein MKKIIVLITTVLAVLSLGGCTPNENVESKNTVNVGDPEKKAILVVSFGTSYNDTRKKTIDAIETAISDAYDDYEIRRAFTSQFIIDKLKERDELYINNVDEAMKDLVADNIGTLVVQPTHVMNGFEYEEMMTEIKPYIENFDSIAFSDPLITSMEDYIAIVEAYKTEIATDVPQDTALVLMGHGTHHYANSTYAALDYIFKDKGMSNVFVGTVESYPDVDTVIAHVKEAGYTKVIIEPLMIVAGDHANNDMAGDEEDSWKTIFQSEGFEVDCVLKGLGEYESIHKIYVDHVGNAIKNHTE, from the coding sequence ATGAAAAAAATTATCGTACTAATTACTACCGTATTAGCGGTACTATCTCTAGGAGGATGTACTCCTAATGAAAATGTAGAATCTAAAAATACTGTCAATGTAGGTGATCCAGAAAAAAAGGCCATTCTTGTAGTAAGCTTTGGAACAAGCTATAATGATACACGCAAAAAAACTATTGACGCAATTGAAACTGCAATTTCAGATGCATATGATGATTATGAGATACGCCGTGCGTTTACAAGTCAGTTTATTATAGACAAACTTAAGGAACGTGACGAACTTTATATTAATAATGTAGATGAAGCTATGAAAGATTTAGTTGCTGACAACATAGGTACACTTGTGGTCCAACCTACACATGTAATGAATGGTTTCGAATATGAAGAAATGATGACAGAAATTAAACCATATATTGAAAATTTTGATTCAATTGCATTCAGCGATCCTCTGATTACAAGTATGGAAGATTACATAGCAATAGTAGAAGCGTATAAAACAGAAATCGCAACAGATGTACCACAAGACACTGCTTTAGTTCTTATGGGACATGGTACCCACCATTATGCAAATTCAACTTATGCTGCACTTGATTACATATTCAAAGACAAAGGTATGAGTAACGTATTTGTAGGAACTGTTGAAAGCTATCCTGATGTAGACACTGTAATTGCTCATGTAAAAGAAGCTGGTTATACAAAGGTTATTATTGAGCCTCTTATGATTGTCGCAGGAGACCACGCTAATAACGATATGGCTGGAGATGAAGAGGATTCTTGGAAAACAATATTTCAATCAGAAGGATTTGAAGTTGACTGCGTACTTAAAGGATTAGGCGAATATGAGTCAATTCATAAAATATATGTGGATCATGTTGGTAATGCTATAAAAAATCACACAGAATGA